In one Rhodococcus sp. B50 genomic region, the following are encoded:
- a CDS encoding aldehyde dehydrogenase, which produces MTDYDKLFIGGEWVAPSTDERLEVFSPATEERVGSVPVAGPKDVDAAVAAARRAFDDGPWPRTSPAERAQVLAKAVALIEERNDEIATVIGSELGQPGPSVQMVQMTPALGTLNFYAGLADSFNWVEERVGSFGRTRVTREPVGVVAAVIAWNVPLFLCANKIAPALLAGCSVVLKPAPEAPLAVNLIAEIFTEAGLPEGVLSVVPGGAETGESLVSHPDIDKITFTGSTAVGKHIGEIAARNLKRCSLELGGKSAAIILEDADLDSTIAMLVMSGLINTGQACVGQTRILAPRSRYDEVVEKVAGATAFFPVGPPGDDAAQIGPLISAKQRDRVEGYIAKGKEEGARIVIGGGRPAHLDKGYFVEPTIFADVDNSMTIAREEIFGPVLCVLPYDSVDEAVKIANDSDYGLAGSVYTADVEKGLEIASRVRTGTYGINWYAFDPGSPFGGFKNSGIGRENGPEGLEAFCELKSVLYPPGYEG; this is translated from the coding sequence ATGACCGACTACGACAAGTTGTTCATCGGCGGCGAGTGGGTGGCACCGTCGACCGACGAGAGACTCGAGGTGTTCTCCCCCGCCACGGAGGAGCGCGTCGGCTCCGTGCCGGTCGCGGGACCGAAGGACGTCGACGCCGCGGTCGCCGCCGCCCGGCGCGCCTTCGACGACGGACCGTGGCCGCGCACCTCGCCGGCCGAACGCGCGCAGGTGCTCGCCAAGGCTGTCGCGCTCATCGAGGAACGCAACGACGAGATCGCCACCGTCATCGGTTCCGAACTCGGACAGCCGGGCCCCTCCGTCCAGATGGTGCAGATGACCCCGGCCCTCGGGACGCTGAACTTCTATGCCGGACTGGCGGATTCGTTCAACTGGGTCGAGGAGCGGGTCGGCTCGTTCGGCCGCACCCGCGTCACCCGCGAACCCGTCGGCGTCGTCGCCGCCGTCATCGCGTGGAACGTGCCGCTGTTCCTGTGCGCGAACAAGATCGCGCCCGCACTGCTCGCCGGATGCTCCGTGGTGCTCAAGCCTGCCCCCGAGGCCCCGCTGGCCGTGAACCTCATCGCCGAGATCTTCACCGAGGCCGGTCTTCCCGAGGGCGTGCTGTCGGTGGTTCCGGGCGGCGCGGAAACCGGCGAGAGCCTCGTGTCCCATCCGGACATCGACAAGATCACCTTCACCGGGTCGACCGCGGTGGGCAAGCACATCGGCGAGATCGCGGCGCGCAATCTCAAGCGCTGCTCACTCGAACTCGGTGGCAAGTCCGCGGCCATCATCCTCGAGGATGCCGACCTCGACTCCACCATCGCCATGCTGGTGATGTCGGGTCTGATCAACACCGGCCAGGCATGTGTCGGCCAGACCCGCATCCTGGCTCCCCGCTCCCGCTACGACGAGGTCGTCGAGAAGGTGGCCGGCGCAACCGCGTTCTTCCCCGTCGGACCTCCCGGCGACGACGCAGCGCAGATCGGTCCGCTGATCTCCGCCAAGCAGCGCGACCGTGTCGAGGGCTACATCGCCAAGGGCAAGGAGGAAGGCGCCCGCATCGTGATCGGCGGTGGCCGTCCGGCGCATCTCGACAAGGGTTACTTCGTCGAGCCGACGATCTTCGCCGATGTCGACAACTCGATGACGATCGCCCGCGAGGAGATCTTCGGTCCGGTGCTGTGCGTGCTGCCCTACGACAGCGTCGACGAGGCGGTGAAGATCGCCAACGACTCCGATTACGGCCTCGCCGGTTCCGTGTACACCGCCGACGTCGAGAAGGGCCTCGAGATCGCGTCGCGCGTGCGCACCGGCACCTACGGAATCAACTGGTACGCCTTCGATCCCGGTTCACCGTTCGGTGGATTCAAGAATTCCGGCATCGGACGCGAGAACGGCCCCGAAGGACTCGAGGCGTTCTGCGAACTGAAGTCCGTGCTCTACCCGCCCGGTTACGAGGGCTGA
- a CDS encoding DUF3068 domain-containing protein, whose product MAERSSSGRILAMILVGLGAFLLVIAILVPTYTLGKLKTTPLDLEVTTVAEGTGDILNSRQLLAGNAQVDRDVPIVAQRFVTVEDPADADIMTLQSGQTVRRLDMQGDTGLVSATVDRVTIDRKTAMPVSAEDFPDRVSTIQTSADKPPVEIDNRAGLQYKFPFDVKQESYPYYDINARENFPLDFVGEEEINGLKVYHFRQEVGPIDLSKADREVPTYKLSLPASTWGVGEGDEPITMTRWYNNTRDLWVDPVTGVVVKGQEQQDQYYAREADKPEVTVLNVTLPFNEETIEYQVGQAKDGQDTISLFGRTLPIILGILGVILLIVGFVLGLRGGGNRRPATATGGPAPAGPATTTTVGPAHSAGTQRDHTDDRTEVIPRQTDPNTQQRDWTTDQTQEIPRTDLRKPPTQE is encoded by the coding sequence ATGGCTGAGCGTTCGAGCTCCGGCCGGATACTGGCAATGATTCTGGTGGGCCTGGGTGCCTTCCTCTTGGTGATCGCGATTCTCGTGCCGACGTACACGTTGGGGAAGTTGAAGACGACGCCGCTCGACCTCGAGGTGACGACGGTCGCCGAGGGCACGGGCGACATCCTCAACTCCCGTCAGTTGCTTGCCGGTAACGCGCAGGTCGACCGCGACGTGCCGATCGTCGCGCAGCGTTTCGTCACCGTCGAGGATCCCGCCGACGCCGACATCATGACGCTGCAGTCCGGCCAGACGGTACGACGCCTCGACATGCAGGGCGACACGGGCCTCGTCTCGGCCACCGTCGACCGCGTTACGATCGACCGGAAGACCGCCATGCCCGTCTCGGCGGAGGACTTCCCGGATCGTGTGAGCACGATCCAGACCAGCGCCGACAAGCCGCCCGTCGAGATCGACAATCGCGCGGGCCTGCAGTACAAGTTCCCGTTCGACGTCAAGCAGGAGTCGTACCCGTACTACGACATCAATGCGCGCGAGAACTTCCCCCTCGACTTCGTCGGTGAGGAAGAGATCAACGGCCTGAAGGTCTACCACTTCCGTCAGGAGGTCGGCCCGATCGACCTGTCGAAGGCCGACCGCGAGGTCCCGACCTACAAGCTGAGCCTGCCCGCCTCCACGTGGGGTGTCGGTGAGGGCGACGAACCGATCACGATGACCCGCTGGTACAACAACACCCGCGACCTGTGGGTCGACCCGGTCACCGGCGTCGTCGTCAAGGGACAGGAGCAGCAGGACCAGTACTACGCCCGCGAGGCCGACAAGCCCGAGGTGACGGTCCTCAACGTGACGCTCCCGTTCAACGAGGAGACGATCGAGTACCAGGTCGGCCAGGCCAAGGACGGCCAGGACACCATCTCGCTGTTCGGCCGCACCCTGCCGATCATCCTCGGCATCCTCGGCGTCATCCTGCTGATCGTCGGCTTCGTGCTCGGCCTGCGCGGCGGCGGCAACCGTCGTCCGGCCACCGCGACCGGTGGTCCCGCTCCGGCAGGCCCGGCCACCACCACCACCGTGGGCCCGGCGCATTCGGCCGGCACGCAGCGCGACCACACCGACGACCGCACCGAGGTCATCCCGCGTCAGACCGATCCGAACACGCAGCAGCGCGATTGGACGACCGATCAGACGCAGGAGATCCCGCGCACCGATCTGCGCAAGCCTCCGACGCAGGAGTGA
- a CDS encoding glycosyltransferase family 4 protein, translating to MREVLLLCWRDSGHPQGGGSERYLEQVGAQLAARGVRVVLRTAAYPGAAKHDRIDGITVSRGGGRLTVYPRALAAILAGRFGVGPLAGIRPDAVIDTQNGIPFFARLVAGAPVTVLVHHCHREQWPVAGRLMAKLGWWIESSLSPRVHRRNQYLTVSLPSADELRALGVDRERIAVVRNGVDAVPTGVTAGGDDTRTTHPSVCVLSRLVPHKQIEDALAAVAALRGTVPGLHLDVIGGGWWEQNLRDAAAELGIGDAVTFHGHVDEDRKHELLSRAWVHVMPSRKEGWGLAVVEAAQHSVPTIGYRSSKGLTDSIIDGVTGVLVDSPAELTAAVADLLADADRRRQLGNKARIRAGEFSWEATGEGVHEVLSVTTFGHTVSGLFPRADEPSSLTDPLPERTPSAAGQYQ from the coding sequence GTGCGGGAGGTTCTGCTGCTCTGCTGGCGTGACAGCGGGCATCCGCAGGGGGGCGGCAGCGAGCGGTATCTCGAACAGGTCGGAGCGCAGCTCGCGGCGCGCGGCGTCCGGGTCGTCCTGCGGACCGCCGCCTACCCCGGAGCCGCGAAGCACGACCGTATCGACGGCATCACCGTCAGTCGCGGCGGTGGACGACTCACCGTCTACCCGCGCGCACTCGCCGCGATCCTCGCGGGCAGATTCGGTGTGGGGCCGCTCGCCGGCATCCGCCCCGACGCCGTCATCGACACCCAGAACGGCATCCCGTTCTTCGCTCGGCTCGTCGCCGGTGCGCCCGTCACGGTGCTCGTGCACCACTGCCACCGCGAGCAGTGGCCGGTCGCGGGCAGGCTGATGGCCAAGCTCGGCTGGTGGATCGAGTCGTCGCTGTCGCCGCGCGTGCATCGCCGCAACCAGTACCTCACCGTCTCGCTCCCGTCCGCCGACGAGCTGCGCGCTCTCGGCGTCGACCGGGAACGGATCGCGGTGGTCCGCAACGGCGTCGACGCCGTCCCCACCGGTGTCACGGCAGGCGGCGACGACACGCGAACGACCCATCCGAGCGTGTGCGTGCTCTCGCGGCTGGTGCCGCACAAGCAGATCGAGGACGCCCTCGCAGCCGTTGCGGCGCTGCGCGGCACCGTGCCGGGTCTGCACCTCGACGTCATCGGCGGCGGCTGGTGGGAACAGAACCTCCGCGACGCGGCCGCCGAACTCGGCATCGGCGACGCCGTCACCTTCCACGGCCACGTCGACGAAGATCGGAAGCACGAATTGCTCTCCCGCGCATGGGTTCACGTGATGCCCTCGCGTAAGGAGGGCTGGGGGCTGGCGGTGGTCGAGGCCGCCCAGCACAGCGTGCCCACCATCGGCTACCGCAGCTCCAAGGGGCTCACCGACTCGATCATCGACGGCGTCACCGGCGTGCTCGTCGACTCGCCCGCCGAACTGACCGCCGCCGTCGCCGATCTGCTCGCCGACGCGGACCGTCGTCGTCAACTCGGCAACAAGGCCCGCATCCGTGCCGGCGAGTTCTCGTGGGAGGCCACGGGAGAGGGTGTCCACGAGGTCCTGTCCGTCACGACCTTCGGGCACACCGTCTCAGGATTGTTCCCGCGCGCCGACGAGCCGTCGTCTCTCACCGACCCGCTGCCCGAGCGCACACCCAGCGCCGCCGGCCAGTACCAGTAG
- a CDS encoding class I SAM-dependent methyltransferase encodes MTRLFARRATLRRSAGLLGSFRFEQTAPEKFYGGLARDTVDLIGDLYTGMTGTDLTGTTVVDVGGGPGYFADAFTEVGSRYVPIEPDPSEMHAAGLQVGGAIRGSGLALPVRTGAVDVCFSSNVAEHVATPWAMADEMLRVTRPGGLMVLSYTLWWGPFGGHETGPWHAFGGEYAARRYARKHGREPKNRYGVSLFDVGASDGLHWARSTPDGELLAAFPRYHPRWAWWLVNVPGVREFLVSNLVLVLRRR; translated from the coding sequence GTGACCCGGTTGTTCGCCCGCCGCGCCACACTGCGCCGTTCCGCGGGGTTGCTCGGCAGTTTCAGGTTCGAGCAGACGGCACCGGAGAAGTTCTACGGCGGTCTCGCTCGCGACACCGTCGATCTGATCGGCGACCTCTACACGGGCATGACCGGCACCGACCTGACGGGAACCACGGTCGTCGACGTCGGTGGTGGTCCCGGATACTTCGCCGACGCGTTCACCGAAGTGGGATCCCGGTACGTGCCGATCGAGCCCGACCCGTCGGAGATGCACGCCGCCGGCCTGCAGGTGGGGGGCGCGATCCGCGGCTCCGGACTGGCGCTGCCGGTGCGTACCGGCGCGGTCGACGTGTGCTTCTCGTCGAACGTCGCCGAACACGTCGCGACACCGTGGGCGATGGCCGACGAGATGCTGCGCGTCACGCGTCCCGGCGGGTTGATGGTGCTGTCGTACACCCTGTGGTGGGGTCCGTTCGGTGGGCACGAGACCGGTCCGTGGCACGCCTTCGGAGGCGAGTACGCGGCCAGGCGCTACGCCCGCAAGCACGGCAGGGAACCGAAGAACCGGTACGGGGTGTCGCTGTTCGACGTCGGCGCGAGCGACGGCCTGCACTGGGCACGCTCGACGCCGGACGGCGAACTGCTCGCGGCCTTTCCCCGCTACCACCCGAGGTGGGCGTGGTGGCTCGTGAACGTGCCCGGCGTCCGGGAGTTCCTCGTCAGCAACCTGGTACTGGTCCTGCGGCGACGGTGA
- a CDS encoding lipopolysaccharide biosynthesis protein: protein MPRTPRPASEGAETTRGSTTGTAVAGMTLVTVGAMTANLASYLLHLPAGRWLGPAGYGEFASLLAAQLVLAVPALALQTVVAREAVHGTGAAALRRLGYRCAVLAFVVAMLLVPVAAWALDTSVGGAFGSLVTAPLLVLLAAEQGLLQGRGRFAALSVVLAAAGIAKVVPAVAVLAVGGGPGAALFAGAIGTGAVALAARVLVGRTSGGGQGQVPTAGAVLRASQVQLALIALTSLDLLLARMLLDPDSAGLYALGAVATKVAFWLPQAVGVVLYPRMANPAQSAAAVRSALTVLVAIGAVLVAGAAICGPLVPMLVGDAYGPVQSLLWLFALQGACLAVLQGALLSAIAGERTHLALVAWAGLALEAVLMFTVASTLQQFVGVAVGVAAATAAVVAVLAVRGAAATRSSTDDAVTRSSTNDTAPHRDR, encoded by the coding sequence ATGCCGCGAACACCCCGACCCGCGTCGGAGGGCGCCGAGACGACCCGCGGTTCGACGACGGGTACCGCCGTCGCCGGGATGACGCTGGTGACGGTCGGCGCGATGACCGCGAACCTCGCGTCCTATCTGTTGCATCTGCCGGCGGGACGCTGGCTCGGGCCCGCCGGATACGGCGAGTTCGCGAGCCTGCTCGCCGCTCAACTCGTCCTCGCCGTGCCGGCCCTGGCGTTGCAGACGGTCGTCGCCCGGGAGGCCGTGCACGGCACCGGTGCCGCCGCTCTGCGTCGTCTCGGTTACCGCTGCGCCGTGCTCGCCTTCGTCGTCGCGATGCTCCTCGTGCCCGTCGCGGCGTGGGCGCTCGACACGAGCGTCGGGGGAGCGTTCGGATCGCTCGTCACCGCACCGCTGCTCGTCCTGCTCGCCGCCGAACAGGGTCTGTTGCAGGGACGGGGCAGGTTTGCGGCGCTCAGTGTCGTCCTGGCGGCCGCGGGCATCGCGAAGGTGGTGCCGGCGGTCGCGGTGCTCGCGGTCGGAGGTGGTCCCGGCGCCGCGCTGTTCGCCGGTGCGATCGGGACGGGTGCGGTCGCGCTGGCCGCGCGCGTGCTGGTAGGCCGGACGTCCGGTGGCGGGCAGGGGCAGGTCCCGACCGCGGGGGCGGTTCTGCGCGCGTCCCAGGTGCAGCTGGCCCTCATCGCGCTCACCTCGCTCGACCTGCTGCTCGCCCGCATGCTGCTCGACCCCGATTCCGCCGGCCTGTACGCCCTGGGGGCGGTCGCGACGAAGGTCGCCTTCTGGCTGCCGCAGGCGGTCGGGGTGGTGCTCTATCCGCGGATGGCGAACCCCGCGCAGTCGGCGGCCGCGGTGCGCTCGGCCCTCACCGTCCTCGTCGCGATCGGCGCGGTGCTTGTCGCCGGGGCCGCGATCTGCGGGCCGCTCGTCCCGATGCTCGTCGGCGACGCCTACGGTCCCGTGCAGTCGCTGCTGTGGCTGTTCGCGCTGCAGGGTGCCTGTCTCGCGGTGCTCCAGGGCGCGTTGCTGTCGGCGATCGCCGGGGAGCGCACCCATCTCGCGCTCGTCGCGTGGGCGGGTCTCGCCCTCGAAGCGGTGCTGATGTTCACGGTGGCATCGACCCTGCAGCAGTTCGTCGGCGTCGCCGTCGGTGTGGCCGCCGCGACGGCCGCGGTGGTCGCGGTACTCGCGGTGCGGGGTGCTGCAGCGACCCGATCGTCCACGGACGACGCAGTGACGCGGTCGTCCACGAACGACACCGCCCCCCACCGGGATCGGTGA
- a CDS encoding CBS domain-containing protein, with product MRIADILRNKGSAVRTVAPDTTVCELIGDFARFNIGAMVVCEDKTVAGIVTERDVVRALHERGPSILAAPAHELMSRTVTTCLPTDSVDSLAETMTEQRIRHLPVVVDARLVGIVSIGDVVKSRIDELQTERDQLASYIHDGG from the coding sequence ATGCGGATTGCTGACATTTTGCGGAACAAGGGCTCGGCGGTGCGCACGGTCGCGCCCGACACCACGGTGTGCGAGCTCATCGGAGATTTCGCGCGGTTCAACATCGGCGCGATGGTGGTGTGCGAGGACAAGACCGTCGCCGGCATCGTCACCGAACGCGACGTCGTGCGTGCCCTGCACGAACGCGGCCCATCGATCCTCGCCGCACCGGCACACGAACTGATGTCCCGGACGGTGACGACCTGCCTGCCCACCGATTCGGTCGACAGTCTCGCCGAGACGATGACCGAGCAACGGATCCGGCACCTGCCGGTCGTGGTCGACGCTCGGCTGGTCGGGATCGTCAGTATCGGCGACGTGGTCAAGAGCCGCATCGACGAGCTACAGACCGAACGCGATCAGCTCGCCTCCTACATCCACGACGGTGGATGA
- a CDS encoding acyltransferase family protein, with amino-acid sequence MTITTDRNRSVSGFLPALEGMRGFAAVGVLITHVAFQTGAVHDPLIGRVWARFDLAVALFFALSGFLLWRPHAAAARGLGPAPSATRYFLSRATRILPAYWTVVILVLWLLPGAGGGITVWWSNLALVQVFVPLTLTEGLTQMWSLSVEVAFYLVLPLLAVAVSGLRGAAARYRVPLLLAVSGLSLLWAWVPVGTPDHINHTNWLPGFLPWFAAGMILAELVTGPETWVHRLAARRTAMGVLAVAAFAAAATPLAGPETLTDLAPTEYLAKIALGAIMSFALLAPLTLAPRRHHRVLASPVALAVGRWSYGVFIWHLAVLSIVFPVFGIPAFAGHFWFVLTVTTVLSLAVASVSYALVEEPVRAAFHRWDRARRGTAARPTATTPTSAAN; translated from the coding sequence ATGACCATCACCACCGACCGGAACCGCAGCGTGAGCGGATTCCTTCCGGCACTCGAAGGGATGCGCGGGTTCGCCGCGGTGGGCGTGTTGATCACGCACGTCGCGTTCCAGACCGGTGCGGTGCACGACCCGCTGATCGGGCGGGTATGGGCACGATTCGACCTCGCCGTCGCACTGTTCTTCGCACTGTCCGGCTTCCTGCTGTGGCGTCCGCATGCCGCGGCGGCCCGCGGGCTGGGCCCGGCCCCCTCGGCCACTCGCTACTTCCTCTCCCGCGCGACCCGCATCCTCCCCGCCTACTGGACCGTGGTGATCCTGGTGCTGTGGCTGCTGCCCGGTGCGGGAGGTGGCATCACGGTGTGGTGGTCGAATCTCGCGCTCGTGCAAGTGTTCGTCCCACTCACCCTCACCGAGGGCCTCACCCAGATGTGGAGCCTGTCGGTGGAGGTGGCCTTCTATCTGGTGCTGCCCCTGCTGGCCGTGGCGGTGAGCGGACTGCGCGGGGCCGCCGCCCGCTACCGTGTGCCGCTGCTGCTCGCGGTGAGCGGACTGTCGCTGCTGTGGGCGTGGGTGCCGGTCGGCACCCCCGACCACATCAACCACACCAACTGGCTGCCGGGTTTCCTGCCCTGGTTCGCGGCGGGCATGATCCTCGCCGAACTCGTCACCGGACCCGAGACGTGGGTGCACCGGCTCGCGGCGCGGCGCACGGCGATGGGAGTGCTCGCCGTCGCCGCCTTCGCGGCTGCGGCCACCCCGTTGGCAGGGCCGGAGACGCTCACCGACCTCGCACCGACCGAATACCTCGCCAAGATCGCCCTGGGCGCGATCATGAGCTTCGCGCTGCTCGCCCCGCTGACCCTCGCGCCGCGCCGGCATCACCGCGTCCTGGCGAGCCCGGTCGCGCTGGCGGTCGGACGCTGGTCGTACGGCGTGTTCATCTGGCACCTCGCGGTGCTGTCGATCGTCTTCCCCGTGTTCGGGATCCCGGCCTTCGCGGGCCACTTCTGGTTCGTACTGACGGTGACGACCGTGCTGAGCCTGGCCGTCGCCTCCGTCAGTTACGCGCTCGTCGAGGAGCCGGTGCGGGCCGCCTTCCACCGCTGGGACAGGGCCCGGCGCGGCACAGCCGCCAGACCGACCGCGACGACACCGACGAGCGCCGCGAACTGA
- a CDS encoding ROK family protein — translation MTALALDVGGTKLAAAVAADDGTPLEVRSVPVPRNDVWGACAGLLRQVAEIGERPVTSVGIAAAGPVDTNAGTIGPINISEWSAGFALVDTVRGLFPDARVDLVMDGAAATLAEQRFGAGRDVADLLGVVLGTGIGGGLVLGGRIVRGRTGNAGHIGHIVSPYGTTVCACGGVGCIETVASGPSAVRWARAHGWDGPDGVALAADAEAGVGVAAAALERAGTALGQVLASAAALADVGRVVVGGGFAQSGGHLWRPMLASAARHARLRFVQDLRIVPAELGALGTLTGASIVAAGHDWIT, via the coding sequence ATGACCGCATTGGCTCTGGACGTCGGCGGCACCAAGCTCGCCGCGGCCGTCGCAGCCGACGACGGCACCCCGCTCGAAGTGCGATCCGTGCCGGTCCCCCGGAACGACGTGTGGGGCGCGTGCGCAGGACTGCTACGGCAGGTCGCCGAGATCGGTGAGAGACCGGTGACCTCCGTGGGAATCGCCGCGGCAGGACCGGTCGACACGAACGCCGGGACGATCGGTCCGATCAACATCTCCGAATGGAGCGCCGGCTTCGCACTCGTCGACACCGTGCGCGGCCTGTTCCCCGACGCCCGGGTGGACCTGGTGATGGACGGCGCCGCCGCGACCCTGGCCGAGCAGCGCTTCGGGGCCGGACGCGACGTCGCCGACCTGCTCGGCGTCGTGCTGGGCACCGGCATCGGCGGCGGTCTGGTGCTCGGTGGCCGGATCGTGCGTGGCCGCACCGGAAACGCCGGCCACATCGGGCACATCGTCTCGCCCTACGGCACGACGGTGTGCGCGTGCGGAGGTGTCGGCTGCATCGAGACGGTGGCGAGCGGCCCGTCGGCGGTTCGCTGGGCCCGTGCCCACGGCTGGGACGGGCCCGACGGCGTCGCGCTCGCCGCGGACGCCGAGGCCGGAGTCGGTGTCGCCGCAGCGGCACTCGAACGGGCCGGGACTGCACTGGGCCAGGTCCTCGCGTCGGCAGCCGCACTGGCAGATGTGGGACGGGTGGTCGTCGGCGGGGGCTTCGCGCAGTCGGGCGGTCACCTGTGGCGGCCCATGCTCGCGTCGGCTGCCCGGCACGCCCGCCTGAGGTTCGTGCAGGACCTGCGAATCGTCCCCGCCGAACTCGGCGCACTGGGCACTCTCACCGGCGCATCGATCGTCGCCGCAGGTCACGACTGGATAACCTGA
- the epsC gene encoding serine O-acetyltransferase EpsC, whose product MGILHTLREDLQSARGHDPAARSDAENAIVYSGLHAIWSHRIAHRMWQVPALKGPARILAQFTRFLTGIEIHPGATIGRRFFIDHGMGVVIGETAEIGDDVMLYHGVTLGGRSLAKEKRHPTLGNRVTVGAGAKVLGPVVIGDDTAIGANAVVTHDVPADSIATGIPATVRSRKKHEPLVDPTTYIDPAMYI is encoded by the coding sequence GTGGGTATCCTGCACACTCTGCGGGAGGATCTGCAGTCTGCGCGCGGCCACGATCCGGCCGCGCGCAGCGACGCGGAGAACGCCATCGTCTACTCGGGGCTGCACGCGATCTGGTCGCACCGCATCGCGCACCGGATGTGGCAGGTGCCCGCGCTGAAGGGACCTGCGCGGATCCTCGCGCAGTTCACCCGATTCCTCACCGGCATCGAGATCCATCCCGGTGCGACCATCGGGCGGCGCTTCTTCATCGACCACGGCATGGGCGTGGTCATCGGTGAGACGGCCGAGATCGGCGACGACGTGATGCTCTACCACGGCGTGACGCTCGGTGGCCGGTCGCTGGCGAAGGAGAAGCGTCATCCGACGCTGGGCAACCGGGTCACCGTCGGAGCGGGGGCGAAGGTCCTCGGCCCGGTGGTGATCGGGGACGACACGGCGATCGGTGCCAACGCCGTGGTCACCCACGACGTGCCGGCGGATTCGATTGCCACGGGTATCCCCGCGACCGTCCGATCCCGTAAGAAGCACGAACCGCTCGTGGATCCGACGACCTACATCGACCCCGCGATGTACATCTGA